A single genomic interval of Coccidioides posadasii str. Silveira chromosome 1, complete sequence harbors:
- a CDS encoding uncharacterized protein (EggNog:ENOG410Q56T~TransMembrane:1 (o6-25i)) — MAMMEWLAETWIIRILFFLIAYYAANSQIDRATRKANSAEYRARRAERALENAQSDIRINANECVELRKRVSYLEEKMDEYVRVLEALSVPFASSAVEDDGDRVASRGVCGSSSVDVEALSGAQVGIPASTAQARLDSSLSHKQQPQQHQQHYIIRSSDGAKEPTGRSSSSSDQSTSSSLERISGLRGRLESRKDSVISALNNLPGRRSNRGSRSGGISASSIYHTMPGRALVRMARRSRSKASDSEAIE, encoded by the coding sequence ATGGCTATGATGGAATGGCTTGCCGAAACATGGATTATCCgcatcctcttcttcctcatcgCCTACTATGCCGCCAACTCCCAGATCGACCGCGCAACCCGCAAGGCCAACTCCGCCGAGTATCGTGCCCGCAGAGCCGAACGTGCCCTGGAGAACGCCCAGTCGGACATTCGCATCAACGCAAACGAGTGCGTCGAGCTGCGCAAGAGGGTCAGCTATCTCGAAGAGAAGATGGACGAGTACGTGCGCGTGCTGGAGGCGCTGAGCGTGCCTTTCGCGTCGTCGGCCGTGGAGGACGACGGCGACAGGGTCGCGAGTAGAGGGGTCTGTGGGAGCAGTTCGGTGGACGTGGAAGCTCTGTCGGGCGCCCAGGTCGGGATCCCAGCGTCCACTGCACAGGCCAGGTTGGATAGTTCTCTATCACACAAACAGCAGCCCCAGCAACATCAACAGCATTACATTATAAGATCCAGCGATGGAGCCAAGGAGCCCACGGGAAGATCTTCAAGTTCCTCAGACCAATCCACCTCGTCCAGCCTCGAGAGAATATCCGGGCTCCGGGGCAGACTTGAATCCCGCAAAGACTCTGTGATATCAGCTTTGAACAACCTGCCTGGAAGGCGGAGCAATCGGGGAAGCAGGTCCGGAGGGATTTCAGCCAGTTCGATCTACCATACTATGCCAGGTCGTGCTCTTGTACGGATGGCAAGGAGATCGCGTTCAAAAGCTAGCGATAGTGAAGCTATAGAATAA
- a CDS encoding uncharacterized protein (EggNog:ENOG410PMFP~COG:S), with the protein MSTSPKKQNDRRVEANVRKSRQEFLSLGDKAKQPRRITKPPQEPVRRSVRLRHSCHEWSRNTQHEYRYPSSTKNTAGKEFQSKPPSPPQVNDRKRKRPQDTEEPLHFRAKLRRRSQTFLAAEDTPIQEPASDAAKNEIDPIRNWIQKGYWPKKYFNQDISMSSLLPRKKSTSSLRRKGPSDEKQKEEKNAPYVNPRYQTILETKGSFMKKARVGIRDESSLLIKALLNTDQMVPQNSLFRDDLFDTTCEKIQCENEPRIIRDIGQLIVPSAETLATYGATNLEHLVETVNKGWNKSIPFYGPRPQPDYSVGFRRSAFTDDQLEKLKPFIGDWDDTSFFMATDTMHFPFLTCEVKCGEVALDIADRQNAHSMTLSVRGVVELFRAVKRENEVHREILAFSISHDHTAVRIYGHYALVDDDKITFYRHPIHNFSFAALDGKEKWTAYRFTKNVYDIWMPTHLKRICSAIDQIPPGFDFGVLQSGLPFPSTSKSF; encoded by the exons ATGTCCACGAGTCCCAAAAAACAAAATGACCGTCGAGTGGAGGCCAACGTCCGAAAAAGCAGGCAGGAGTTTTTGTCGCTGGGGGACAAAG CAAAGCAACCCCGACGCATCACAAAGCCTCCACAAGAACCAGTTCGCAGAAGCGTGCGTTTACGACATTCATGTCATGAATGGAGCAGAAACACCCAGCACGAGTATCGGTATCCCTCTTCAACCAAAAATACAGCTGGAAAGGAG TTCCAATCTAAACCCCCAAGCCCTCCGCAAGTAAATGATCGAAAACGGAAACGGCCACAAGACACGGAAGAACCTCTCCATTTTCGAGCCAAGCTTCGAAGGCGATCGCAAACGTTCCTCGCTGCTGAGGACACACCTATCCAGGAGCCAGCGAGCGATGCTGCCAAGAACGAGATTGACCCAATACGTAATTGGATCCAGAAAGGATATTGGCCCAAGAAGTATTTTAACCAGGACATCAGTATGAGTTCCCTGCTTCCAAGGAAGAAGTCGACGTCTTCTCTTCGCCGTAAAGGGCCTAGTGATGAGAAAcaaaaggaggaaaagaatGCTCCATACGTAAATCCCCGCTACCAAACTATTCTTGAAACAAAAGGCAGCTTTATGAAGAAAGCGCGTGTTGGGATTAGAGACGAAAGTAGTCTTCTTATCAAAGCATTGCTTAACACAGATCAGATGGTCCCGCAAAATTCGCTGTTTCGAGACGACTTATTCGACACCACCTGCGAAAAGATCCAATGCGAGAACGAACCTAGAATTATTCGAGATATCGGACAACTGATCGTGCCGTCTGCCGAAACTCTAGCTACATATGGTGCCACCAATCTAGAGCACTTAGTTGAGACTGTGAATAAAGGCTGGAACAAAAGCATCCCTTTTTATGGTCCCCGCCCACAGCCTGATTACTCGGTGGGTTTCAGGCGGTCTGCATTCACAGATGATCAACTTGAGAAGCTGAAGCCCTTCATCGGTGATTGGGATGACACTTCCTTTTTTATGGCCACAGACACGATGCATTTTCCATTTCTGACATGCGAGGTAAAATGTGGTGAGGTGGCACTTGATATTGCAGACCGACAAAACGCCCACAGCATGACTCTTTCAGTGAGAGGTGTGGTTGAACTTTTTAGGGCAGTAAAGCGTGAAAATGAAGTCCACCGGGAAATCCTCGCGTTTTCAATATCCCATGATCATACAGCAGTGAGAATCTATGGCCATTACGCTCTAGTTGACGATGATAAGATCACATTTTACCGACACCCGATTCACAACTTTTCCTTTGCTGCCCTGGATGGCAAGGAGAAGTGGACTGCATACAGGTTTACGAAGAATGTCTATGATATATGGATGCCGACTCACCTTAAAAGGATTTGTTCAGCAATTGACCAGATACCTCCTGGCTTTGATTTTGGTGTCTTGCAGTCGGGCCTTCCGTTCCCTTCAACTTCCAAGTCTTTTTAA
- a CDS encoding uncharacterized protein (SECRETED:SignalP(1-26)~EggNog:ENOG410PGAB~COG:O~BUSCO:4758at33183), whose product MAPLPVSFTCLRTLFVSLLLAPLVLSQWQSTLQKDPPAGEPKQIAIIGAGAGGSSAAYHLRKYADFFSIPINITVFERSNYVGGRSMTVDLFDDPAQPVELGASIFVKANSNLLKAAKKFGLKVKEADHDMPRDSVHSLGVWDGSRFVFLQRETNFRWWNIFQLLWKYGWAPMRTQSVMSATVDKFLKLYKWPYFPWKSLSAVAMSTGLVEATWSTGAEFLKENHITEEFAREVIQASTRVNYGQNLALIHGLETMVCMATDGAKSVEGGNWQIFQGMVDVSKAHLNLETTVQEVHRNDDDTYTLTYEMEGSDFSQYADFDQVVIASPLQFSGIKISPNLETLPDDTPYVDLHVTLLASPHKISPRFFRLPDNKASVPSVILTTLPHGLDLGARRDGVGPAGFWSISTIKKARPPTASYPSSGDHYVYKIFSPQPLSPQFISDLFDISEMDLYDDHNTTFHRSGSTIGGFSANEISWLHEKKWHSYPYLYPRATFEDIKLAPGLWYTSAIEHFISTMETSALSGMNIAALILSEWISEFEVKLKKYEESG is encoded by the exons ATGGCGCCCCTGCCCGTTTCATTCACCTGCCTTCGAACCCTCTTCGTCTCCCTCTTGCTGGCACCGCTGGTCTTGTCTCAATGGCAGAGCACCCTTCAGAAAGATCCGCCGGCCGGCGAGCCAAAGCAGATTGCCATCATAG GTGCCGGAGCTGGAGGGTCATCTGCCGCTTATCATCTTCGCAAATATGCCGATTTCTTCTCCATTCCAATCAACATCACGGTCTTTGAGAGATCTAACTATGTCGGCGGCAGATCCATGACTGTCGATCTCTTCGATGACCCCGCCCAACCTGTTGAGCTGGGCGCGTCGATCTTCGTCAAGGCCAACAGCAATCTTCTCAAGGCGGCGAAGAAGTTTGGCTTGAAAGTTAAAGAGGCCGACCACGATATGCCGCGAGATTCCGTCCACAGCTTGGGAGTATGGGACGGATCGCGATTCGTCTTTTTACAGCGCGAGACTAACTTCCGCTGGTGGAATATCTTCCAGCTGCTGTGGAAGTACGGCTGGGCTCCCATGAGAACCCAGAGTGTGATGAGCGCCACTGTCGACAAGTTTCTCAAGCTTTACAAGTGGCCTTACTTCCCGTGGAAGTCTCTGTCGGCGGTGGCTATGAGCACCGGCCTCGTGGAAGCGACTTGGTCGACGGGCGCAGAGTTTCTGAAGGAAAATCACATTACTGAAGAGTTTGCGCGGGAGGTCATCCAAGCTAGTACTCGAGTGAACTACGGGCAGAACCTCGCATTGATCCATGGCTTGGAGACAATGGTCTGCATGGCCACGGATGGCGCCAAGTCCGTTGAAGGAGGAAACTGGCAGATCTTCCAGGGCATGGTCGATGTATCCAAAGCGCACTTGAACCTTGAAACCACTGTACAAGAGGTACACCGCAACGACGATGATACCTACACACTCACCTATGAAATGGAAGGGAGTGATTTCTCACAGTATGCCGACTTTGATCAGGTTGTTATCGCAAGTCCTCTCCAGTTTTCCGGTATCAAAATTTCGCCTAACCTCGAAACCCTCCCCGATGACACTCCCTATGTTGACCTTCATGTTACACTACTGGCCTCGCCGCATAAAATCTCGCCCCGTTTTTTTAGACTTCCAGATAACAAAGCTTCCGTTCCGTCGGTGATCCTTACTACCCTTCCCCATGGTCTCGACCTGGGAGCTCGTCGTGATGGAGTAGGCCCGGCCGGATTTTGGAGCATAAGCACTATCAAGAAAGCCAGACCACCAACCGCCTCCTATCCTTCGAGTGGCGACCATTACGTATACAAGATCTTCTCGCCACAGCCGCTGAGCCCTCAGTTCATTTCGGATCTCTTTGACATTTCAGAGATGGACCTGTATGACGACCATAATACCACCTTCCACAGGTCGGGTTCTACCATCGGAGGGTTTTCTGCCAACGAGATCTCCTGGCTTCACGAAAAAAAGTGGCACTCGTATCCTTATCTATACCCCCGTGCTACGTTTGAGGACATCAAATTAGCACCAGGCCTATGGTATACCAGCGCTATAGAGCATTTCATCTCAACAATGGAAACCAGTGCGCTCTCAGGGATGAACATTGCTGCGCTTATCCTCAGCGAGTGGATCTCTGAGTTCGAAGTCAAGCTAAAGAAGTACGAAGAGAGCGGGTAG
- a CDS encoding uncharacterized protein (antiSMASH:Cluster_1.3~SMCOG1092:hypothetical protein~EggNog:ENOG410PJRR~COG:P) yields the protein MMPVDSGIAEASASPSEESLANGTKPHPVVETANVSSNGFSASKIQNIHQKYAEERSKRLRPDGMAQYINLTTTENQSLKRLLEDKWDDGSAPSLTLEEGAHYKIIIVGAGYGGILFAVRLLDAGFKPKDIVIVDTAAGFGGTWYWNRYPGLMCDVESYIYMPLLEETGYMPKHKYSYGEELREQANRIAKNWSFADRAMFRTMFQRCCWNEDTRTWAVEMTQQQPPNSQPVSAKVHADFVALIPGLLNRPKISNFAGLETFQGQGFHAARWDYKITGGSQEDPTLTNLQDKRVGIIGTGATAIQAVPQLAKWSKHLYVFQRTPSSVDVRNQRATDPEEWAQKIATGPGWQMARNRNFISMASNAKPRPSVDMVSDGWSAFPGFCALTGGPNAVTMENVADHVAEMHSLDLPRSERIRTRVDEVVQDKKVAENLKPWYAGWCKRPGFHDEYLQAFNLPQVTLVDTGGKGVQEITKTGVVANGEHFDLDVLIFAMGFDISGRQSPAFRSGAQILGRGGQCLDEKWSRGIATLHGITTNGFPNFFFVGPSQTGVSPNYTPTLDTLARHVAFIISENLKNAGDRGKVAIEPTRAAEEAWAARIKAGAAVLAPVAGCTPSYYNGEGGKDKLSAEEKLAGAAAGPWPLGLNSYMDLLQEWRDTGDFSGFDISVA from the coding sequence ATGATGCCGGTAGACTCGGGCATTGCGGAGGCCAGTGCCTCCCCGTCGGAGGAATCCCTCGCGAACGGAACAAAGCCACACCCGGTCGTGGAGACAGCCAACGTCAGCTCCAATGGCTTCAGCGCGTCGAAGATCCAAAACATACACCAGAAGTACGCTGAGGAGCGAAGCAAGCGCCTGCGCCCTGACGGAATGGCACAATACATCAACTTGACAACGACAGAGAACCAGAGCCTCAAGCGCCTCTTGGAGGATAAGTGGGATGATGGATCAGCCCCTTCGCTGACCCTTGAGGAAGGCGCACACTACAAGATTATCATCGTGGGAGCAGGGTATGGAGGCATCTTGTTTGCAGTGCGTTTGCTGGACGCTGGATTTAAGCCAAAGgacatcgtcatcgtcgaCACAGCCGCCGGATTCGGAGGCACCTGGTACTGGAACCGCTATCCTGGTCTGATGTGCGATGTCGAGAGCTACATCTACATGCCACTCCTGGAAGAAACTGGGTATATGCCGAAGCATAAGTATTCATACGGAGAGGAGCTGAGAGAACAGGCCAACCGGATTGCGAAGAATTGGTCATTTGCTGACAGGGCCATGTTCCGGACGATGTTTCAGCGATGCTGCTGGAATGAGGATACTCGCACATGGGCTGTTGAGATGACCCAGCAGCAGCCACCAAACAGCCAGCCGGTATCTGCCAAGGTCCACGCTGACTTTGTGGCGCTGATACCAGGTCTATTAAACCGCCCGAAGATCTCCAACTTTGCGGGCCTCGAGACCTTCCAAGGCCAGGGCTTCCACGCAGCCCGTTGGGATTATAAAATCACCGGAGGCAGTCAAGAAGATCCAACTCTAACCAATCTCCAAGATAAAAGAGTCGGAATCATCGGCACAGGCGCCACGGCCATCCAGGCTGTTCCCCAATTGGCCAAATGGAGCAAACATCTCTACGTCTTCCAGCGAACGCCCTCTTCGGTGGATGTCCGCAACCAGAGGGCCACCGACCCCGAGGAATGGGCTCAGAAGATCGCAACGGGACCAGGATGGCAAATGGCCCGAAACCGCAATTTTATCTCCATGGCATCCAACGCTAAACCCCGCCCGTCTGTTGACATGGTCTCCGACGGATGGTCAGCGTTTCCAGGCTTCTGTGCTCTGACGGGCGGGCCAAACGCAGTAACAATGGAAAACGTTGCCGACCATGTTGCCGAGATGCACTCCCTCGACCTGCCACGATCGGAGCGGATCCGCACACGAGTCGACGAGGTGGTGCAAGACAAAAAGGTAGCCGAGAATCTCAAACCCTGGTACGCGGGTTGGTGTAAACGACCTGGCTTCCACGACGAGTACCTCCAAGCCTTCAACCTTCCACAGGTCACTCTCGTGGACACAGGGGGGAAAGGCGTCCAGGAAATCACCAAAACCGGCGTCGTCGCCAACGGGGAGCACTTCGACCTCGACGTGCTCATCTTCGCCATGGGCTTCGACATAAGCGGCCGACAGAGCCCCGCTTTCCGCAGCGGTGCCCAGATCCTCGGTCGAGGAGGCCAGTGCCTGGACGAAAAATGGTCACGGGGAATCGCCACACTGCACGGCATCACCACCAATGGCTTCCCGaacttcttcttcgtcgggCCCAGCCAGACCGGCGTTTCGCCAAACTACACCCCGACACTGGACACATTGGCCCGGCACGTCGCGTTCATCATATCTGAGAACTTGAAAAATGCCGGCGACCGGGGTAAGGTCGCTATCGAGCCGACCCGCGCAGCGGAAGAAGCCTGGGCGGCACGCATCAAAGCCGGGGCGGCAGTCTTGGCACCGGTTGCCGGGTGTACGCCATCTTATTACAACGGAGAGGGGGGGAAGGACAAGTTGTCGGCGGAGGAAAAGTTGGCCGGCGCGGCCGCGGGGCCGTGGCCGCTGGGTCTGAACAGTTACATGGATCTTTTGCAGGAGTGGCGGGATACAGGCGATTTTAGTGGGTTTGACATTAGTGTAGCATAG
- a CDS encoding uncharacterized protein (antiSMASH:Cluster_1.3~SMCOG1105:amidase~EggNog:ENOG410Q5HY~COG:I,J,T), whose amino-acid sequence MAAYAIEPTTERSVIVDMLEDLGAVFYVKTNVPTAMLMGETINNVWGETINPIHKHLTPGGSSGGEGAIAAMRASPLGVGTDIGGSIRIPGAYGHLYGLKPSLGRFPTWGSKPAIKGQDIIYSISGPMSHSLPSIRLFAEAVLSEQAAPWLLDPKMNPMPWKRRVIPADKKLKFGLLPCSDGIVTCHPPVERALKITAKALRDAGHEVVDWAPVNPAGVEGLTTQVFTLTGSDAVLPPLQAYDEPLLGVLKLLFPGGTNGPPELTPAKLRELILSRNQLQKDMLDQWRETNVDGIIGPVAVPAAARLQMDPQKVYGGLTGFGNVMDLPGCSFPVTYADKDLDPKRGADWVPNGERDAFVQSDYDADFWHGAPVGLQVLGQRLQEEKVLEMTEIIAAAIGFKDRVFG is encoded by the exons ATGGCTGCTTATGCCATTGAACCAACCACTGAGCGGTCTGTTATCGTTGACATGCTGGAGGATCTGGGTGCTGTATTTTACGTCAAGACCAACGTTCCGACCGCCATGCTGATGGGTGAAACTATTAACAATGTCTGGGGCGAAACAATAAATCCAATCCATAAACATCTCACCCCTGGTGGATCTTCTGGAGGTGAAGGTGCGATCGCGGCCATGCGAGCCTCGCCGTTGGGTGTTGGAACGGATATTGGCGGCAGTATCCGTATTCCTGGCGCCTATGGCCATCTATATGGGTTGAAGCCTTCTCTCGGACGGTTCCCCACATGGGGCTCCAAACCGGCCATAAAGGGTCAAGACATCATTTACTCTATCTCCGGACCAATGTCTCACTCTCTACCGTCTATAAGACTCTTTGCTGAGGCTGTTCTCTCTGAACAAGCTGCTCCTTGGTTGCTCGACCCGAAGATGAATCCGATGCCCTGGAAGAGAAGAGTAATTCCGGCCGACAAGAAACTTAAATTTGGTCTTCTTCCCTGCAGCGACGGCATCGTTACCTGCCATCCGCCTGTGGAGAGAGCTCTCAAGATTACTGCCAAGGCCTTGAGGGATGCTGGTCATGAGGTTGTCGATTG GGCACCAGTGAATCCAGCGGGGGTTGAAGGTCTCACGACCCAAGTTTTCACTCTCACCGGCTCCGATGCTGTCCTACCTCCTCTTCAGGCATACGACGAGCCCCTGCTCGGGGTCTTGAAGCTTTTGTTCCCTGGTGGCACCAACGGTCCTCCGGAGCTTACTCCCGCAAAACTCCGTGAACTGATTCTCTCACGTAACCAGCTCCAAAAGGACATGCTGGACCAATGGAGAGAGACGAATGTCGACGGTATCATTGGGCCCGTTGCGGTGCCTGCGGCAGCTCGCTTGCAGATGGACCCCCAGAAGGTCTACGGAGGGCTCACCGGTTTCGGCAACGTCATGG ACCTTCCGGGCTGCTCGTTCCCGGTAACATATGCTGATAAGGACCTAGACCCCAAGAGAGGAGCGGATTGGGTTCCAAACGGTGAGAGAGATGCCTTCGTGCAGAGCGACTACGATGCCGACTTTTGGCACGGTGCCCCCGTTGGACTCCAAGTTTTAGGACAGAGGCTGCAAGAAGAGAAGGTTCTCGAGATGACCGAGATCATAGCTGCGGCAATCGGTTTCAAGGATAGAGTGTTTGGATAA
- the ATG26 gene encoding Sterol 3-beta-glucosyltransferase (CAZy:GT1~antiSMASH:Cluster_1.3~SMCOG1102:glycosyltransferase~EggNog:ENOG410PGF0~COG:C,G): MDNASVFYRILTSISLLPTNQRSMSNTFWRLCELLAQQEKEDADNGGSEAYENEPDDSLFPELTRALDGSASSSNNYDLEPSEASNLSPPEAAPIHFDDPCASIVNFKPSESLRITCLTIGSRGDVQPYIALCKGLLAEGHKPRIATHREFEPWVRQHGIDFAPVEGDPAELMRICVENGMFTYSFLKEASLKFRGWIDDLLSSAWSSCQGSDILIESPSAMAGIHIAEALRIPYFRAFTMPWTRTRAYPHAFAVPDHKMGGAYNYMTYVMFDNVFWKAIAGQVNRWRKRQLGLRGTNLDKMQPNKVPFLYNFSPSVVPPPMDYGDWIRVTGYWFLDEGSSWSPPEQLTAFIQKARNDRKRIVYIGFGSIVVSDPTALTKTVIESVLKADVRCVLSKGWSDRLGDPSSAKTEVPLPPEIYQITAAPHDWLFSQVDAVAHHGGAGTTGASLRAGVPTIIKPFFGDQFFFGTRVEDLGVGISLKKLNVNVFSRALWEATNSERMIVKAKLLGEKIRKENGVEKAIQALYRDLEYAKTLVRRRSIAAASPPLPVPLGSPKARHDWEDDLAGIEDTWTLVGHPDIDMELSQSSKGRESEFDLRASAALATGTLPDIVVDEDDGEEDVTR, encoded by the exons ATGGACAATGCAAGCGTTTTCTATCGTATCCTAACCTCCATATCTCTCCTACCCACCAACCAGCGTTCCATGTCCAATACGTTCTGGCGGCTATGCGAGCTGCTTGCCcagcaagaaaaagaagatgctgaCAACGGAGGCTCCGAAGCTTACGAAAATGAGCCTGATGACTCCCTTTTTCCTGAACTTACAAGAGCTCTCGACGGCAGCGCCAGCAGTAGCAATAACTATGACCTAGAACCTTCAGAGGCGTCAAATCTCTCTCCGCCAGAGGCTGCTCCGATCCACTTTGACGACCCATGTGCCTCCATCGTAAATTTCAAACCCAGCGAGTCGTTGAGGATAACTTGTCTCACGATCGGATCCCGCGGTGACGTTCAGCCATACATTGCGCTTTGCAAAGGGCTCCTGGCCGAAGGTCATAAACCTAGGATTGCAACCCACCGAGAGTTTGAACCCTGGGTTAGGCAGCATGGTATTGATTTTGCGCCCGTGGAAGGCGATCCGGCCGAACTCATGCGAATATGCGTTGAGAACGGGATGTTTACGTATTCATTTTTGAAAGAAGCGTCCCTGAAGTTCCGTGGGTGGATAGATGATTTGCTCTCCTCTGCGTGGTCGAGTTGTCAGGGCAGTGACATTCTGATTGAATCCCCCAGCGCGATGGCGGGTATACACATCGCGGAGGCGCTGCGGATACCCTATTTCCGTGCTTTTACTATGCCGTGGACGAGAACGAGGGCCTACCCTCATGCCTTTGCTGTGCCAGACCATAAGATGGGTGGAGCTTACAATTATATGACGTATGTAATGTTTGACAACGTCTTCTGGAAAGCTATTGCTGGTCAGGTGAATCGGTGGAGGAAGCGGCAGTTGGGCCTACGGGGTACGAACTTGGACAAGATGCAGCCGAACAAGGTTCCATTTTTATACAACTTCTCCCCGTCCGTTGTGCCTCCGCCGATGGACTATGGCGATTGGATTCGTGTGACCGGTTATTGGTTTCTGGATGAAGGATCGAGCTGGTCACCGCCAGAGCAGCTTACGGCCTTTATCCAAAAAGCACGAAACGATCGTAAAAGGATCGTTTACATTGGGTTCGGCTCCATTGTTGTTTCCGATCCAACGGCGTTGACAAAAACTGTCATTGAATCCGTTTTGAAGGCCGACGTGCGGTGTGTTCTATCAAAAGGTTGGTCTGACAGACTCGGGGACCCTTCGAGCGCGAAAACCGAAGTTCCCCTGCCACCAGAAATATACCAGATTACAGCAGCACCGCATGATTGGCTGTTTTCCCAAGTGGACGCTGTTGCCCATCATGGTGGCGCAGGTACTACTGGGGCAAGTCTTCGAGCTGGTGTTCCAACGATCATCAAACCTTTTTTTGGAGACCAGTTTTTCTTTGGAACCAGGGTAGAGGATCTCGGTGTGGGCATTTCGTTGAAGAAATTGAACGTAAACGTTTTTTCGAGGGCACTATGGGAGGCAACTAATTCCGAGCGGATGATCGTGAAGGCCAAGTTACTCGGTGAGAAAATCCGCAAG GAGAACGGAGTAGAGAAGGCTATTCAAGCCCTCTACCGCGATCTCGAATATGCCAAAACCCTTGTCCGGCGACGCTCTATAGCAGCAGCGTCCCCACCACTACCTGTACCTCTAGGATCTCCTAAAGCTCGCCATGATTGGGAGGATGATTTGGCCGGTATTGAAGATACATGGACATTGGTTGGCCATCCAGACATAGACATGGAACTTTCTCAGAGCAGCAAAGGCCGTGAAAGCGAATTTGACCTACGGGCTAGTGCAGCCCTGGCGACAGGTACACTACCAGATATTGTTGTCGATGAAGATGACGGCGAGGAGGATGTTACGCGATGA
- the PRF1 gene encoding peptide chain release factor 1 (antiSMASH:Cluster_1.3~EggNog:ENOG410PMX5~COG:O~BUSCO:14195at33183) produces MAENQPGKTLSSSAAGTPTNPRGIPTAPFVDDVTDYVSTRADVEPTLRSFQEMISKYQFMELNTQRRAQGLKDKIPDITKTLETVKFLSARRKAESSIPIETAFELNDTLYARATIAPENTSEVYLWLGANVMLAYPINEAQKLLEDKLRVAQLSLGNCEEDLEFLREQITTLEVATARVYNWDVMQKRKEKAEGKGEHEKKIPDE; encoded by the exons ATGGCGGAAAATCAGCCCGGAAA AACcctctcttcttctgccGCCGGCACCCCCACTAATCCGCGCGGCATACCCACCGCTCCCTTCGTCGACGATGTCACTGACTATGTCTCCACGCGCGCCGATGTCGAGCCCACACTCCGCTCTTTCCAGGAGATGATATCCAAATACCAATTCATGGAGCTCAACACGCAGCGACGTGCGCAGGGACTGAAAGATAAAATCCCGGATATTACAAAGACCCTGGAAACCGTGAAGTTCCTAAGTGCTAGGAGGAAG GCCGAATCTTCGATCCCTATCGAAACCGCCTTTGAGCTCAACGACACGCTGTATGCTCGCGCAACCATCGCTCCAGAGAACACCAGCGAGGTATACCTCTGGCTCGGAGCTAACGTAATGCTCGCGTATCCTATCAACGAGGCTCAAAAGCTACTTGAAGACAAGCTACGGGTGGCGCAGTTGAGCCTAGGGAACTGCGAGGAGGATCTGGAATTTTTGCGGGAGCAGATCACG ACTCTTGAAGTCGCGACTGCGCGCGTATACAACTGGGACGTAATGCAAAAGCgaaaagagaaagcagaAGGGAAGGGAGAGCACGAGAAGAAAATTCCGGATGAGTGA
- a CDS encoding uncharacterized protein (antiSMASH:Cluster_1.3~SMCOG1089:methyltransferase~EggNog:ENOG410PRAD~COG:S) translates to MPPNSTACPRGSNKSEAIWRDPKIVADYRSAEKVTVVFAKSLVEQSGILSTAKEQTPLVVLDNACGTGAVSMVLHDMLNDLTGWKLTCADFSEAMIDAVKDTIKHEGWKNTDTAIADLQETGFSTAHYTHVFASFAIMALPNSQAGLDECLRILKPGGTVAFTTWKKSGWSEDVNAAIATMPGNLAQPTPEEFLMSLGNGDEWHDPSWVKAQLWKRGLENIQVNLVSKTIATSTVPETIPALAPIMAHIPAKFWNEKQRQKSAGSLASTVSSYLETKYGTDKPIPMHWIAVVATAQKPIPLV, encoded by the exons ATGCCTCCAAACTCAACGGCTTGCCCGCGTGGGTCCAATAAGTCTGAAGCCATATGGAGAGATCCCAAGATCGTCGCTGACTATCGCTCCGCGGAGAAGGTGACGGTAGTATTTGCGAAGTCCCTTGTTGAACAATCCGGCATCCTTTCTACTGCCAAAGAGCAGACACCCTTGGTGGTTCTTGACAATGCTTGTGGCACAGGAGCGGTTTCCATGGTTCTTCATGACATGCTTAATGACTTGACCGGGTGGAAACTGACCTGCGCAGACTTCTCCGAGGCTATGATTGATGCTGTCAAGGACACAATCAAACATGAAGGATGGAAAAATACAGACACTGCGATCGCAGACTTGCAGGAAACAGGCTTTTCAACCGCTCACTATACTCATGTCTTTGCATCGTTTG CAATAATGGCGCTTCCGAATTCCCAGGCCGGCCTTGACG AATGTCTCCGTATTCTCAAGCCCGGTGGAACGGTCGCATTTACCACTTGGAAAAAAT CTGGATGGAGCGAAGATGTCAACGCCGCCATTGCTACCATGCCTGGTAATCTTGCCCAACCCActccagaagaattcttgatGTCGCTTGGAAACGGTGACGAATGGCATGATCCATCCTGGGTCAAGGCCCAGCTATGGAAGCGGGGCCTCGAGAACATACAGGTCAACCTCGTCTCTAAGACAATTGCCACAAGCACTGTGCCAGAAACGATACCCGCTCTTGCTCCTATTATGGCTCATATTCCAGCAAAATTCTGGAACGAAAAGCAAAGACAGAAGAGCGCTGGTAGCTTGGCATCCACGGTTTCGAGTTATTTGGAGACAAAGTATGGCACCGACAAACCTATACCAATGCATTGGATTGCGGTGGTAGCAACGGCACAGAAGCCCATACCTTTAGTTTAG